A segment of the Myxocyprinus asiaticus isolate MX2 ecotype Aquarium Trade chromosome 10, UBuf_Myxa_2, whole genome shotgun sequence genome:
cgcacgagtttccaagctgagtggtgttccattgcacttttggAAGTTCAAAATTCCGAGTTTAATGGAAAGAAGCataaatcatcacagcaacaaactccaacatAGTACTGCATGGCTTTCTGTCCAGTACAGAGACAGTGCTCAGCTCAACACTCTAGGGATGCACATACACACCAGGTGAGTTCTTCCTTTCAAACAGCTAGgtgtcttcacataatgacaaaatatgatgaatTATATTTTCAATATGCCATCTTATGTACTTATTGTAACAGATTACATTAAACCTACGttaaatttatgtatttattttattatttgcatttagcattgttttttccctgctgcCAACGACCCAATCAAAATAGACCtgggacccatttttgggtcatgacccagCAGTCAAGAACcactgttttgttgtgttatcaACTCTATACAATTTTGAAAGAacacagagctgatatatttatCTTGATAGAGGATTACAATGAATCTCTGTGCATCAGGTGTACAGCCATCAGCTTCTGTATCTGGTAGGCCTAATAattgtgcgtgtgtctgtgaatATGGATAGTGTTTGTAATACTTGCCAGCCCGGAGAGAATTATGTCATCCAGACTGGTGTAAAAATAAGCCTGAAATGTGATAACTGAATGCCATTTAAACAGATAGCAAAAGAAAAAACTGCTCTTTAATAATGAAGATACAAATCCACTGGACAGAGGGAATGAGGAAGAGATGACTGGAAATTAACACCCATGGAAAGTATGCTGCATGGAGCTCTTGATAACACAGCTGCCCTTCTGCCTAGCTCAGCTGATTTATATTTTCCATACAGATGGGAGGGGCAACATGAAAGATAACATACCATGAGATGAGTGATACATATCATTGTTTTACCACTGCACATGTCCTGAAATGGTGTCAGAATTGAGCAGAGAATGGCTGAACTAGATCTGAGCTCCATGGAAAAGCAGTGGTACATATTTTCCAGGCACTTGCACTCTcagggtgtgtgtgtatgcgtgtcaGTGTGTGATTAGTCAGCAGAGGCAGCCATTTCAGTCCAGAATGGGGAAAGTGGGTCGGCGTCTGCCTGCAGAGTCCCCCCTCCCCCAAAGTAGGTGGAGCCTACTGTTGAGAGAGGCTTTTATATAAAAAGGCTATGGGTGAATGAGCTGCAGACTTACGAAGCCTTTAAGACGTCTGATCAGTGTTGTAGTAGCGCAGTCTCTTCCAGAATATTCTCTCTCAACCAAACAGTGTTACATGACCACAATACAAGGACACTTTACCTTTATCAACAGTCGTTAGCATTGCTCAGTTCAGCTTTGACACATTTACTCTCTGAAAACATTCAAGGCTCTCTGCTGGCACAGTCTTGCATCAACTGCAGTCTTGGCCTCGACTGAGACTCTGAAAAGGACAGTCAGGAAGGGGAATTCATAGCATTTGTTTCCTGAAGCAGGCTTCATTCCTGTCCTCACGCTGGGGAAGGCAAAACGGACGCGTCTCAGTCCCTCCTGCCCTTTACATTCTCTAACCTCTCAAGTCCTGCGGAGGATCCGTCTACAGGCATCAATTATGCATCTGAAAACCATGAAGTGCAATCCTTTCTGCCTTATCGCTTCCTTAGAGGATCCAGATATGTTTAACAGTCCTGTGGAGAGGGTAAGGCTTCATGGATGTAGTACTCTGCTTCCAGTGTGTAAATCTACAATTTGGTGCTTTACAACCTCAAGTTAGATTTATCCTTTAATTAAATGTTACATGCTTGTTACAACTCCTAAAATGCACGTTATTTCAGTGATTGATCAAGCACAAAGGATGAACAGATGATAGAAAGATATTAGACAGCTAATGTAGACATGTGGCAAAGTGTTTGATAGTTTCATATGACCTCTGGTCTTTATTGGTGACTAATTTGATTTGTGCTTTCTGTcagatttgtcattgaataaataACCTACTTATgtgtttttattatgtatttatatattaatacttTATATTACAATGTTCCTATAATTCCAGTAACAATAAGCATTtcccacaaaattaaaacagcaTGTACATGTAGTTCATTATTATTACTCAGTAAACAGTTATGTAGATACATATTAatgcttaaaatacattttttaaacttatttATCTAATGAACTAAATGTTTGGTTATAGTACAGGTTAGATCATGGAAGAGGAGGCTGTGGAAACAGTGAATGAGCTGTGGGGTGGGCTAAATAAGTTATGTGACTGGAAAATATGGGAAATTCAAAAATGACGTAAACTGTTATGCACAAATGCATATgctcacatatacatacatatacacaacaGAAATAACTCCGTATTTGTGGTCCATAGTCTACTATACTAGTCTGTGTAGCTTCAAATGGTCCATTAGGACTATTTTTGTCATGTCCGTCTGTGCGTTCACAGCTTGCATTAAGTCTCTCTGTTACCTTGGAAACCAATATCTTCCCGGGCACTGACAGACGTGGTCATTTTAGGATGTGTATTAAATTAGCACTGTGTGCGTCAGTACGGTTTATTATAAAAACGTTTACTGAATATCAATCTGTCTGTATCCCGCAAAAAATTAATTCAGCATTATAATGCCTGATTGGTACAGTCGCAAAgccaaatgtattaaattaagaTGCTTTTTTTCTCATCCGCAGACCAGTTTCGAGGAGCTGTTCCATGCATTTGACAGCAACATCACCTTCCAGTATTTTAAGAGTTTCCGTCGGGCAAGGATTAATTTTACCGATGCTATGGCAGCTACGGAGGCAAGAGCAAAACTGCACAAAAGTGACTTTAATGGCAGGGAGGTTCGACTCTATTTTGCCCAGGTATGTCACCTAATAAAAGagtctgtatgtgtgagtgtgtgtgtgtgtattcctaGCTGAGCTAGTTGTATGTCTGGTTTCATTACACCCCATGGTCACTTCCTTAAAAAAATATCCTCAAATTAACATTTCTTGTCTGCTTTGTGTCCTGGTCCATATCATATTTTATTTTCCGATAATGacctgctgactgtacattatctcttacTTAGTCATCTGTAACacaacaccatgtcctaaccaaaTGTCAGGGTTTTttctgggtcaaaaatggtctttggTGGTGACTGACATACACAGTCATCCACATGCTTGAAGTTGGTTTATTGCATAATTGCATTTAATTCATAGTTAATTACTTAATTGTGTTTCAtgtttatgttcaataatatttatttttttaccatctAAATATATGgaaccttttgtgttcaacacacaattttttactttaagatgctatgtgaaataaaatgaaacttaATTTAACTAACACCTTATTTCtagaatttattttttagctACATTAGCTACATTGACCTGACCACAGAAATGAGGgaccatccatggtcttacctatgCTTATGGCAttgtactgtaaatataagggcaagtacaagtttaaagtctggacctccaagaattatcgacaaattatggacaaagttttcctcctgtctaATATGTGTTCTGTTTAAATGATTTTTGATATTAGGAAACTGGCCTTGTTTGCCTTTTGATATTCCCAAAGTGTACTTTATTATGAATTGCTAAATTATTGAGAGCCTgatgaaagaaaaacaatatttgtaATGGAGTTGGAAACAAATATTTTCACTAGCACAGTCCCGTCTCAGTAAAGTGTTCTTTTCAAGGGACAGTAAAAATATTATAACTAGTCTTGctgaatttatgaaaaatatttttgaaaatatatattttgttgaaaattatttatgaaaaacagtagcctaaacacatttagaaactttaactacaactgccacagttGAAATAAAAAAAGTCCAATATATTCCACCTAATAGATTAGCATATTTAATATGAAACAGCaaaatttttgttaaaataccacagttactgttactTCTGTAAAGTTGTGATACATTTTAGAAAAGGGTGGTGATgtgtatttgaaaaacttttattttggctcATGTCAAAATAATCCAGCGGAGTGTtttgccacaatgcagaaaaaaacccTGAATGTGACGCAACATATTTAATGCGTCACTTCCTCGCTGAAAGTGAATCGGAAGCCAATCAGAACAAAGTTGATGTTCAGTGTACAGCTGTGTGGAGCATGATTGAGGACCAATAAGATTTCTGTATGGGCAAGGATACCTATcctgacaaaaatatttttatttatttatttatatttcaactATTTATCATGTCACACCTGGTTAGCACAAGGAGTGAGGCATAACATTCCTAATATTATTTGTCAGCCTTTAAGTGCAATGATTATTCATATTAAGCTTCAGTAAATAAACGTATATTTCTTTGTCCAACTTGCCTTTTTTCTAGTCCGTGCACATTGGCAGTCCACGCCTTGAACCTCCTAAACCAGATAAGCAGTTCCTCCTCTCCCCTCCTCCATCACCTCCTGTAGGTTGGGAGCAGTCCAAGGACGCCACACCTGTACTTAACTATGACCTTCTGTGTGCCATCGCCAAACTTGGGCCAGGTACTGCACACGTAGCATCTCACATTCCCACTGACTGTTAATCCATTTTCTAGTCTGATTTAAGTAAGATCATTGAAAAACCGTGAAGCACACACAAGTAAAGCTGTCTTTTCCTTACATAATTTGTAGGCCAACCCGCGGGCTCGTTCCCTCTGAAATATCCAATGGGTTTTTAGAACagtttttcaatttatgagtaaaatattgtctgtggtaaacattacttgaagagactttcctGCTTTGTTCTACAACAAATTACACCATTATAGCCTACCTCAAAGTGAATTTTGAAACCACTGCCTGCTGTAAAAATTTAGGGGctgttcatataaaaaaaaaaagaaaaaagctagacacagtgcaatgaATTAAACAAAATGCAAGTGTGTTTTAAAAAGTGCGAGTTCTTTTGAACTTCTGCACAAGATGTTGAAAAAACATCCATTGCGCAACGGTCAAAGGTGGCCGTCTAGCACGTTTGCatagaaaaacaacaaataatacagCGTAAATGGACACAAAAACgagttctgtgtgaacggccccttaagttGCTACATAAGGACTTCAAAGGTTGTCCTAATAATTACACGCCATTCCTCAAGCATGTAAACTCACATATTCTTACGCACTTAAACCCAGCAATGAGAACCTTCGTGAACAGCCTTGGCATCTGAATGGCACATACTTTTAAAACTAGTAAAATTATGATAATTTGTAACTGCACTGCTTCATTCTAAGATTTAATTATATCTGTACTGCCAGGTGAAAAGTATGAACTCCAACCAGGTACCCCCACCACTCCCAGTGTGGTGGTTCACGTTTGTGGGAGTGACCAAGACAGCTCAGGAAATGAGGAGGATATGGAGGGTGGCCAGCATCCCCGTCCGAAAATCATCCAGACCCGTCGACCAGAATACACTTCCTCAGTCATGCATTGAGCCTTTGGAACCACTCGTTGTGCCATAATCTTTAGTATCACAGGGCCCTATGGAGGATCTGCCATGgcatgctgttggtcctccaaaCCACTAGAGGATGCCTTAAGACAGAACCTAGCCCTGTGGAGAGAGACATAATGTCCACCACCCCACGGGGCAAAGGGTTTCATTGCATGTGTTCGCTGGTAGAGTGACTCATTTATCTGCAGTAAAATGTCTGAGGGTTTTCAAGAGTGCTTTCATTGGTAACTGTGGCCAAGGGGAACATGAGTCTCCTATTGTGTAGTTTTTTTGTATCTTGGGAAGCATGTTGTATCCCAGTCAGTGCGTGTGTTGTTAATAGGATTTTGTATTTCCTTTAGTTTTACTTGACACTTTCAGACTCTTAACTCTTAGTTTAATTAACCTTCTTATATACTCATGAGCACTCAAAATTATTGAACTGAGAAACTGAAtgagagtaaatgttgagagaaaatCTTTTTGTCATAAAATTGTGGGTTTTGTAATTTCCCCATTCATTCGACACTGTAAGGCTTGTTCCACCCTGTGCCTCAACATGTTCCAAAATTACAGATCATAATTAAGTGATACAGTATG
Coding sequences within it:
- the LOC127446901 gene encoding calcipressin-1-like isoform X2, encoding MHLKTMKCNPFCLIASLEDPDMFNSPVERTSFEELFHAFDSNITFQYFKSFRRARINFTDAMAATEARAKLHKSDFNGREVRLYFAQSVHIGSPRLEPPKPDKQFLLSPPPSPPVGWEQSKDATPVLNYDLLCAIAKLGPGEKYELQPGTPTTPSVVVHVCGSDQDSSGNEEDMEGGQHPRPKIIQTRRPEYTSSVMH
- the LOC127446901 gene encoding calcipressin-1-like isoform X3, whose protein sequence is MFTSENPLRTSFEELFHAFDSNITFQYFKSFRRARINFTDAMAATEARAKLHKSDFNGREVRLYFAQSVHIGSPRLEPPKPDKQFLLSPPPSPPVGWEQSKDATPVLNYDLLCAIAKLGPGEKYELQPGTPTTPSVVVHVCGSDQDSSGNEEDMEGGQHPRPKIIQTRRPEYTSSVMH
- the LOC127446901 gene encoding calcipressin-1-like isoform X1, with translation MQQSNNEDTEVTVDVYFTDLPESLVAWKVPVDMFTSENPLRTSFEELFHAFDSNITFQYFKSFRRARINFTDAMAATEARAKLHKSDFNGREVRLYFAQSVHIGSPRLEPPKPDKQFLLSPPPSPPVGWEQSKDATPVLNYDLLCAIAKLGPGEKYELQPGTPTTPSVVVHVCGSDQDSSGNEEDMEGGQHPRPKIIQTRRPEYTSSVMH